CGGCAGCGCCTCAGCCAGCTCTGGCTCCCACTGCGTTTCCGCCGCAACCGGCGCGGGCTCAGGCTCCACCGGCACGGGCTCCGCCACCGCCTCAGGAAGCTCCGGCTCCTCCCAACGCTGGGAGTCCGGCTCGGATTCCACCGAAAACGCCTCAGTTTCAACAGGTTCGAGCGGGTACTCGACATCTGAATAGAGTTCTGGCAACCCGCCGCTCACGTCAGGCTCGAGAGCCGAGTCCGCTGAAGCAAGTTCACTCGGCGTCTCGTTCACCGGCTCAGGGTCCGGTGCAGCCGAAATCTCCTCAGCCGCATCGAATTCGGATTCATGCGCTGACTCGGACGGCGCCTCAGGTCTTACCAATGACTCGGCGAGCAGGGAATCGTATTGCCATTCCAGCCGCGTCAGCGCCTCCGACACCCACTCGACCGACTCCGGGGTTGCCTCGGGCTCCGGTGCGACCGGCAGCTCTTCCGCGGCGGACAGCGGCTCCGGTTCTGCGAGGGGCGCGGCGTCGACGATGTCATCCGCCGGTCCGTCGGGTGGTGTCGGCTCAGGCTGCGCCGGAAGCTCAGCAACTGGCGGCTCAGGCTGCGCCGGAAGCTCAGCAACCGGCGGCTCAAGCTCAGGCTCAGGCTCTGGCGGAAGCTCAGCAACCGGCGGCACCGGCTGGGGCTCCAGTTGCTGCAAGCGCCTGATGCGGTCGTACGGCACCGCTACCCGCCTGGGCCGGGACTCCGCCGTCTCGTCCGTCGCGGCCGCCGGGGTCTCGGTCTCGACGTCGGGCGTGTGTCGCGACACCGGGACGCGGTCCCGCTTGGGTGGCGACGGCACGTCCTCGGCCAGGGTGCGCGACGGCCCGGTCTGCTCGGCTTTCTCGTCCGGTTTGGCCGGTCGGTCGCGACGTTCGTCGGCCTCGTCGTGCCGCTTCCCCCGGCCGATCTGGACACGGCGGCGCTTCTTCTCTCCGGGCAACCAGGGAGGGCGCGCCAATGACCCGCGGTCGTCGTCAGGCGTTTGATTCGACTCAGGCGTTTGTTTCGACTCGGGCGTTTGCTTCGGCAATGTCGTCCCCCCTTTCCGCCACTAGAACCAGTTATTCGCCGTATTCAATTCTACGTAGCGCAAATCGCATAATTTCCGGTTCGATTAGCGCCGCAACTTCGGCTGCCCCGATTCTCGCCGTCTTCTGGCCACCGAGAAAGCCCACGCCACCGCAGCCAGCGCTACCGCACCCGCCGTCACCGAGAGCACGATGATGCGCGCCCGCTGGCTGCCCGGGTCGACGTGCGGTCTGCCGGCTATAGGCTTCGCGGCCTCGGGGTTGGGCGCCTCATTCGGCGCCGGAAGGCGATAGGTCAACGCGGCTATCGGGTCGACGACGCCGTACCCGGTGGCCTCGTTGGGGCCGGCACCCGGGGTATGGGCGGTGCGCTTGACCAGATCGATCACCTGACCGGCGTTCAGTTCGGGAAAGCGGGATCGGATCAGAGCCACCACACCGGACACGAACGGCGCCGCGAAGCTGGTGCCGTTGATCGGCGCCAATCCTTGCTGGCTCATCACGGCATTGATCAGTCCGGGACCGCCGGAGTCCAGCGAGATGATCCGTTCGCCCGGCGCCGCCACGCCTACCCAGGGACCGTGCAGGCTGAAATCGGCGGGCTCCCCGGACGTCGTCAGCGCCCCGACGGTCAGCACGTAGTCGCTGAACCAGGCCGGGCTGGCGATGGTGCGCACCGAATCCCATCCGCTCTTCAGCGGCATGTTCGGGTCGGGCATCGCATTCTGGGCCTTGCACAGTCCCTGGTTGTTGAAGTTGCCCGCCGCGGCCACCACCACCACGTTGCGCTCGTAGGCGTAGCGCACCGCGCGCCCGAGTTGAGCGTCGTCCAAGCCGCCACCGACCGGGCTGCACGCCACCTCGGACAGGTTGATGACGGTGGCGCCCAGATTGACCGCCCGCGTGATCGCGTACGCCAGCGTGACGGTGTTGCCGTAGCCCGGCGAGTTGGCGTTGGGGTCGTTGGCCTGGCCGGAACCGCCCTCTTTGATGCCGTAGACGGTGCTGTTCTGGCGGATCGAGAGGATCGTCGCCTCGGGCGCGACCCCCGCGAAGCCGTCGGCCGGGCTGGGCGCACCGGCGATGAGCCCTGCCACCAAGGTTCCGTGGGCGTCGCAGTCCTGCAGGCCGTCGGAATTGGACACGTAGTCGCCGCCGCCCTCCAACAGCGGCAACCGTGGGTGCCGGTTCACCCCGGTGTCGATCACCGCGACCTTCTGGCCGGCGCCGCGGGAGAACCGCCAGGCGGCGGTGTAGTTCAGCATGGCCTCGGCGCTGGTCTGCAGGGTGAAGTCGGTTTGCGGCAGTACCCCGGTCGGGACTCCGCAGATCGCTTTGAGGTCGGTCGGCTCAGGGGGACCCACCGGGCCGTTGGGTGGCGGTCCGGGTTCGACGACCGGCGGCTGAATCGCCCATGCCGGCACGGGATCGGCCAGCACCGTCAGCAGCACCGCGCCCAGGACCGCAACGAACCGGTTCATCAGATTCCCAGGCGCTGGTAGACGCCCACCACCCAGAGCGCCAACGGGATCAGCGATCCGGCCGCCAGGTAATCCGCATAGGAAAGGAGCGTGTCCACTCGACGCGGCGCGCCGTTGGTCGGCATCATCAGGCCGGCGCACGCGGCACCCACCGCGACGGACAGCAGCACGCCGAGCGCCGCCAGCGGCATGGGCGCTGATCCGTTCTGCGCCGTCACACAGGTGCTCACCAGAATCACCACGGCCGGAATCGCCACCGCGGCGCGTTCGAACCAGCTGTGGAACGTCCGGCTGCGCAACGCCAGCGCGGCGGCGACCGCCAGCGCGAACACGACCGCAGGCCAGTCGACGACGGTGCGCAGCAGCAACATCACACAAACCGCTGCGGCCGCGGCCAATCCGGTCAGCAGCCCCGCTCGCGTGACCGAAGCGGACTTAGCCCTGTTCCACACCGCTTCCGCGGTCGGCATCGCAGTTCCCGAATCTCCGTTGTCGGTCGCGGCCGACGGCTCGAACGGATTCTCGAAATCCCAGTCCTCGCGCTTGGTTTCGACGGTGACGGTCGGGGTCTCGAACCGCCCCAGCCGTGACGTCAACCGCCGCACCACCAGACATCCGAGCGTCGCCACCACCGCTCCGGTCACGGTGACGATGTCGGCACGAGCGTGCAGGGCGCGAGCCACCAGCACGACACCGACCAACCCGAACGTCAATGCTGCGGCCAGATACGCCCAGCGCCCCGTCCCGATCACCCGGTCGTACACCGCGCACAGCACCGACACCGACCCGCAGGCAGCGGCCAGCCCTGAGTAGCCGTACTGGCCCAGCACCGCGAAGGCGATCCCGGCCGTGATCGGAATCGCCGCCGACCCCAGCGCCGCGGCCACATCGTGCAAGCCGTACGAGCGGTGCGCCATCGTGGCCCCGCCGACCAGCGCCAGCACCACCGCGCCGGCCACACCGACGATCAGGTACCGATTCACCGCGCCGGTCGCAGCGATCAAACAGTAGACCATCGCTAGCGAAGCCAGATGCCCCCCGGCGAACGCCATCCAGCGCGCCGACACCGAATCCCAAGCGGCATAGGCGGATTTGTTCAAGCGGCCGACCGCGTCCACTACATCGTCGTAGAGGGTGGGCGGCGTCAGCGCCTGTCGCGGCGTAAGCCGCAGCAGCTCCCCGTTGACCACCCCGGCATCACGCAGCGTCTGGTCGGGTCGCAGCTCGGCACCGCTGTGGAAACGGCTGAGCACCCAGAACGTCCGGCGCTCGTCCTTCGAGTCCTCTTCTGCGTCGCGGGAACTGATCAGGCGCGCCACTTCGGGGACGAAACCGGACACCGGAACATCAAGTGGCAGTGCGATATCCAGCTGCGTCCGGCCTCCAAAGACCGACACCCGGATGTGATCGGGGGCGGCCGAGACCACCCGGACCCGTCTCAGTTCACTGACGCCGGTCACAGGTCGGCCATTCTGGACAGCTGGATCACTCCACTCTTGGCGGTGCGAGAGATCAGCATTCCGCGACCCGGAGGCATTTCGCTGGCTTTGTAGCCGAACAGCGCTCCTTCGTCCTTGGTTCCGCTCATCACCAGAGCGTTACAGGACAGATCCTTGAGCCGGCCGACGAAGGGGTCCATCATCGCGCGTCCGGCTCCGCCGATCCGCCGGGCGACGACGATGCGCAGGCCGATGTCACGCGCCTGCGGCAGGAATTCGACCAGCGGGCTCAACGGGCTGCTGATGGATCCCGTCGCCACGAGGTCGTAGTCGTCGATCATCACGAAGATGTCCGGACCCGACCACCACGATCGCTCCTTGAGTTGCTGCTGGGTGATGTCGCTGGGCGGGATCCGCTCCCGCAACGTCTCGGCGAGGGCGCCCATCAGTTCCGTGCAGGACTGGGACGCGGTGGCGTAGCCGCCCAGATAGTCGTTCGCGACGACGCCGAGCATCGAGCGGCGGTAGTCGACGAGCACGATCTTGCACTGCTCCGGGCTCGCGTTCTCCATCACGCCGGTGGCGATGTTGCGCAGCAGACCGGTCTTGCCGCATTCCGCTTCCCCGAACACGACCAGATGTGGTTGCGCGTCGAAATCGAGTACAACGGGCATCAATTCGGCCTCGTTGATGCCGATGGCGAAGCGGGCCTTGCCGAGCATTCGGGCCGATCCCGCCACCCGGACCACCGCCGCACGGTCCACCTTGTGCGGCAGCATCCGCACGCGTGGCGCCTGCCGTTTGCCGTAGTGCGTCCGCATCGCCTTGACCGCGGCCGACACTCCGTCGGGCAGATCCTCGACCCCTGAACTGGAGTCCAGCCGTGGCAGCGCAATCAGGATGTGCAGCCGTT
This genomic stretch from Mycobacterium paragordonae harbors:
- the mycP gene encoding type VII secretion-associated serine protease mycosin, whose protein sequence is MNRFVAVLGAVLLTVLADPVPAWAIQPPVVEPGPPPNGPVGPPEPTDLKAICGVPTGVLPQTDFTLQTSAEAMLNYTAAWRFSRGAGQKVAVIDTGVNRHPRLPLLEGGGDYVSNSDGLQDCDAHGTLVAGLIAGAPSPADGFAGVAPEATILSIRQNSTVYGIKEGGSGQANDPNANSPGYGNTVTLAYAITRAVNLGATVINLSEVACSPVGGGLDDAQLGRAVRYAYERNVVVVAAAGNFNNQGLCKAQNAMPDPNMPLKSGWDSVRTIASPAWFSDYVLTVGALTTSGEPADFSLHGPWVGVAAPGERIISLDSGGPGLINAVMSQQGLAPINGTSFAAPFVSGVVALIRSRFPELNAGQVIDLVKRTAHTPGAGPNEATGYGVVDPIAALTYRLPAPNEAPNPEAAKPIAGRPHVDPGSQRARIIVLSVTAGAVALAAVAWAFSVARRRRESGQPKLRR
- the eccD gene encoding type VII secretion integral membrane protein EccD gives rise to the protein MTGVSELRRVRVVSAAPDHIRVSVFGGRTQLDIALPLDVPVSGFVPEVARLISSRDAEEDSKDERRTFWVLSRFHSGAELRPDQTLRDAGVVNGELLRLTPRQALTPPTLYDDVVDAVGRLNKSAYAAWDSVSARWMAFAGGHLASLAMVYCLIAATGAVNRYLIVGVAGAVVLALVGGATMAHRSYGLHDVAAALGSAAIPITAGIAFAVLGQYGYSGLAAACGSVSVLCAVYDRVIGTGRWAYLAAALTFGLVGVVLVARALHARADIVTVTGAVVATLGCLVVRRLTSRLGRFETPTVTVETKREDWDFENPFEPSAATDNGDSGTAMPTAEAVWNRAKSASVTRAGLLTGLAAAAAVCVMLLLRTVVDWPAVVFALAVAAALALRSRTFHSWFERAAVAIPAVVILVSTCVTAQNGSAPMPLAALGVLLSVAVGAACAGLMMPTNGAPRRVDTLLSYADYLAAGSLIPLALWVVGVYQRLGI